Proteins from a genomic interval of Osmia bicornis bicornis chromosome 11, iOsmBic2.1, whole genome shotgun sequence:
- the LOC114878816 gene encoding LYR motif-containing protein 5A yields the protein MRQAILRLYKDLLRYSHNVKYTDPLYFRYRIRKGFKENKDITDQKQIEFLLQKGQKLLQEQRVV from the exons ATGAGACAAGCAATTTTGAGATTATACAAAGACTTATTACGCTACAGTCACAATGTAAAATACACAGACCCATTATATTTTCGATACAGAATTCGTAAAggttttaaagaaaataaagatattactgatcaaaaacaaattgaatttctattacag aaagGACAGAAACTACTTCAAGAACAACGAGTGGTATAA
- the LOC114878806 gene encoding uncharacterized protein LOC114878806, with translation MNVKNSTNTFAKLSSNQKKMPSIIENRQINEMSNKDKEKFLSFEMKEDYSFKYIPESHFKHIVKNVQRQRRKEDEERIWTSFVKEQELNDLDFYKTDDHQSMQSIKGLLQENILDVDRELKRLQEDALPERNKGIHKSGIKREKIYIEANQTKINSPKEKLLVKDKGNKSTNVLIPILQEDVSNCKDSERLKKVAKSKTKKSLSDSLIMQKKCYTNELLRATNQFENNSNSDSSNNRDGIIYIQPEPLTIHKILSMQKKIAELLNEISFRLSRIPLPDGDNDLKRRQQQTIEFAIWFSRNYLYNLNRLVASIQKHIRIVSSRMGLKQYHKNIVFHQDIIKQKLIAAHQLLVQALNAYCKHIPNSILEGHSTKLQEVLQIVYNLKDICDKVEISANSFCSGDATIMSLGKDLQEKCDTILSKLKLYLENKHRLARCKNSESTVSLVPVSSPHKGHFNRKHLSSRLSMYNMDIKISSKNNQRKKTNFRRKSYSHPKKIENNVVGSKNMYAQRCSVPELLYPSPISCTSSSKDVPQTGSMKNMSCLKEENIKTMMDGVSIDTENDSNLNVQVKYKNMEQQSAVLKKKSSGEMCQSKHTENDEIYTKVKNVANNDDLIKKLTAITKEHLATLAPVISDLITFVSKKQNESEVKPVSETSMETLMEFLQKYQSPKDSDTKALLRDEDCEQSRSKLNGSSGDHKHGGNVRLICMSSMDKISKTTQCNVSCQADEITLRASDDKKTVNLNTKEKVKLVVPKEIELQFLAYRLEYKKQCQSRPMYSSNTQNKPWNIVAWISDKLIEELIIEIAKELQMNGVEIIQKLFEMEFQEF, from the exons atgaacgtgaaaaattcaacaaatACTTTTGCAAAACTTTCATCTAACCAAAAGAAAATGCCTTCTATTATAGAAAATAGACAAATCAATGAGATGAGTAACaaagacaaagaaaaatttctttcttttgaaATGAAGGAGGATTATAGCTTTAAG TATATACCTGAAAGTCATTTTAAGCACATAGTGAAAAATGTTCAAAGACAAAGACGTAAAGAAGATGAGGAGCGTATCTGGACCTCATTTGTAAAAGAACAGGAGTTAAATGATTtggatttttataaaacagaTGATCATCAATCTATGCAAAGCATCAAAGGTCTCTTGCAAGAAAACATACTAGATGTAGATAGAGAACTTAAGAGACTCCAAGAAGATGCTCTCCCTGAACGAAACAAAGGAATTCATAAATCTGGTATTAAGAGAGAAAAGATTTATATAGAA GCAAATCAAACAAAGATTAATTCTCCAAAAGAGAAGTTGTTAGTAAAGGATAAAGGTAATAAAAGTACTAATGTTTTAATCCCAATTTTACAAGAAGATGTTTCTAACTGTAAAGACTCTGAAAGATTGAAAAAAGTTGCTAAatcaaaaactaaaaaatcTCTATCTGATTCTTTAATTATGCAAAAAAAGTGTTACACAAATGAACTTCTTCGTGCAACTAATCAGTTTGAAAACAATTCTAATTCAGATTCTAGTAATAATAGAGATggtattatttatatacaacCAGAGCCACTTACAATACACAAAATTCTGTCTATGCAAAAGAAAATTGCAgagttattaaatgaaatttcatttagatTATCCAGAATTCCTTTACCAGATGGtgataatgatttaaaaagAAGACAACAACAAACAATAGAGTTTGCAATATGGTTTTCAAGAAATTATCTATACAATCTTAACAGATTAGTTGCAAGCATTCAAAAACACATCAGAATTGTGTCCTCCAGGATGGGACTAAAACAATATCATAAGAATATTGTATTTCATCAAGACATAATCAAACAAAAATTGATTGCTGCTCATCAATTACTAGTTCAAGCTTTAAATGCTTACTGTAAACATATTCCTAACTCTATTCTCGAAGGTCATAGTACAAAACTTCAAGAGGTATTACAAATAGTTTACAATCTAAAAGATATTTGTGATAAAGTTGAGATCTCTGCCAATTCTTTTTGTTCAGGAGATGCCACTATTATGTCTTTG GGGAAGGATCTTCAAGAAAAATGTGATACTATTTTGTCTAaactaaaattatatttagaaaataaacaTCGACTAGCACGATGTAAAAATAGTGAATCCACTGTGAGTTTGGTACCGGTATCTTCGCCACACAAAGGACACTTTAATCGAAAACATTTGTCCAGTCGACTAAGCATGTACAATATggatattaaaatatcttctaaaaataatcaaaGGAAAAAGACTAATTTCAGGAGGAAAA GCTACAGTCATccaaagaaaatagaaaataatgttGTAGGATCGAAAAATATGTATGCTCAACGTTGTTCAGTACCAGAATTGTTATACCCTAGTCCCATATCATGTACATCATCTTCTAAAGACGTTCCTCAAACTGGTTCCATGAAAAATATGAGTTGCttaaaggaagaaaatattaaaaccaTGATGGATGGAGTATCAATAGATACTGAAAAT GATAGTAATTTGAATGTTCAAGTTAAATACAAGAATATGGAACAACAGTCCGCTgtattaaagaagaaatcatCTGGAGAGATGTGCCAGTCAAAGCATACAGAAAACGATGAAATATACACGAAAGTCAAAAATGTTGCTAACAACGATgacttaataaaaaaattaacagCTATCACCAAAGAACATTTGGCTACTCTAGCTCCTGTGATAAGCGATTTAATCACTTTTGTGTCGAAAAAG caAAATGAATCAGAAGTAAAACCAGTATCAGAAACTTCAATGGAGACATTAATGGAGTTTTTGCAAAAATACCAATCTCCTAAAGATTCTGACACTAAAGCACTTTTGAGAGATGAAGATTGTGAGCAATCACGCTCGAAATTAAATGG CTCATCTGGAGATCATAAACACGGTGGGAATGTACGATTGATTTGCATGTCATCTATggataaaatttccaaaacaACACAATGTAATGTTTCATGTCAGGCAGATGAGATTACATTAAGG GCTAGTGATGATAAAAAAACTGTAAATTTAAATACCAaagaaaaagtgaaattaGTTGTCCCAAAAGAGATTGAGTTACAATTTTTAGCATACCGATTGGAATATAAAAAACAATGTCAATCGAGACCGATGTATTCTAGTAATACTCAAAATAAACCATGGAACATTGTAGCATG GATCTCTGATAAATTGATAGAGGAACTGATCATTGAGATAGCAAAAGAATTACAAATGAATGGTGTAGAAATTATTCAGAAATTATTTGAGATggaatttcaagaattttaa
- the LOC114878815 gene encoding mitochondrial translation release factor in rescue, with translation MFTTTLKLSPNIKYFQHSLWQIFFNKNHLSFCCQNTSFISALSTNSQIRYKSYKRFLDYSKVPKLEEHDLKEQFVRGSGPGGQATNKTCNAVVLKHIPTGLTVKCHETRSCSENRKIARELLLTKLDNLINKEESLESQEQKLQKRDSLKRRQKQKKLASLKEEFEKRENIK, from the coding sequence ATGTTTACCACAACGTTAAAGTTATCaccaaatataaaatattttcaacattcTCTTTGGCagatttttttcaataaaaatcatttgtcATTCTGTTGTCAAAATACTAGTTTCATCAGTGCTTTAAGTACTAATAGTCAAATTCGATACAAATCTTATAAACGTTTTTTAGACTATTCCAAGGTACCTAAGCTTGAAGAACATGACTTGAAAGAACAATTTGTAAGAGGAAGCGGACCTGGTGGTCAAGCAACTAACAAAACATGTAATGCTGTAGTTTTAAAACATATACCCACAGGATTAACTGTGAAATGCCATGAGACTAGAAGTTGTtcagaaaatagaaaaattgctAGAGAActattattaacaaaattggATAATCTGATTAACAAGGAGGAATCTCTTGAAAGTCAAGAACAGAAATTACAAAAAAGAGATTCTCTGAAGAGGAGACAAAAACAGAAGAAACTCGCTAGTTTAAAGGAAGAGTTTGAAAAACGTGAAAACATCAAGtaa